GTGTATTAGCTCATATATCATAAATGAATATAATAAGCTCTTATACATGAGTTTGATGATAGAACACATTTTCAGTATACTCACAGGCGGGCAGACTTACAGTCAGGACCACGAGAGGCAAAAAGGCTTGCATAGTAAAAACTACAGTAACAGGTCTTAGCggctaattatttatatatttctataaCCTTGATGGGCGGACCAAATTGATAAACCAACTTATATTTAACAcgtgcatgtacacacacacacacacacacacacacacacacacacacatacatccactcacacacacagaaaaagcaCAAAACACATCTGCAGATATTTAGTGGCTTGTAGTGCATGAGGTCATCTTTATTCTAGTGTAGGCCTACTATAAAACTTTGACAAAGTTCACTTTCAGCAGGTATACGCATTTAAAATGAACAGTTTTTCTCTCCTTGGAAAACGGACCAAACATTTTGATGACTCACGTAGCACcccacagatttttgtccaatcaaattctctctagaatgagaatgtctctcCCCCTGCAACTGACCAGCAAATACccaatcatggttcatggctttgtgacataatagaccttattcacgctagtgccatctttgatttttaatgggaatgacaaagaggctgtgagggataaacttacCATCTCGTCAATGGCACGGATGctataaagctgtttaaagctccaAGCTCACATCTGATTtaccacaactcatgttgtctggagttctttgtatactgaatgttcttggacagatattttatcaatttattgtcagcggaacgatccaaaaacactttaaactgcagtacagcccattgaagagactgtacatctatccctcacagccttgttgtcattcccattaaaaaccaaagatggcgctagtgtgaataagttCTATTAAAGCATATTGACAACAAAAAAGGATGAGCCCTTCAAtttgtcccacccaaacttcctgttatGAACAGGTAACATGTCAACACAAGACAGAATACTGCTCATGagatttcatgtggtctttaagTAATTTATGCTTAAATTTATAAAAATTTTCATATAGATAATTTGAAATTGCATTAATATCCATATACCGTTTAGGAATCTAACTGTTATGAATTAATCCAGTGAGAAAgaggttataaaaaaaaaaaaaaattccgaaCAAGAGAAAAAAGATAATCTATTAGATCATTGTTACTTTTGCTCTCTTTAATGACACCAAGAACTGACATTGCTTTTGCCCATATGGACAATCTAAAAACCTGTTAGGTTTGTTGTTTTCCAGATCATTTGCAGTTTTCACTGGGATAATGCTCATGTTCTGGGTTGTAACCTGCTTGTGCAAAGCATTCAGCTGCTTTTCTGTCACATTCACATATGAACATCTCACAGGGCCGATTCTTTTCAGCTGCAAGaagcaaacaaaacaacatgccaactaTGTTACATTTCTGTGGAATGTACTTCATGTGAAAGGTCTGGCCTTATATGATGTACTAATAATGATTGTAAATTGGCTTCTTTGATACATGGAATCTATCCTCCTGTGAGCCTTACCGTTACAGGTGACTTTCCTTGCTGGGGAATCGCACGAGAAGGCGTAGACTTCAGTGTAGGGGTTGTCTAAGACACCCCAGCAGTCATCTTGTTGCCATGAGTCAGAATAGCATTGATCGTGCACTTCACAGCACCTAGAAGTATAGAGACTGCATTTGACATGTTGTTGACATGCATTGTGTAAAACATTGTGTTAGCTAAAGACTGATAATCCAGTGCCAAAATCTGAATTTTTGCAGGTCAATTTCCTTGAGAAACTTATGTTAAAATTGCATGATGATTGTAATAAATTGTGGACTTTAAATATTTGCAGTGAGAAATGCTGAATTCAAAAGCTCTGCAaataaaatttcattaaaaaaagcagttTTCCACATtcgtaactgaaaactattgaccATCCAAGCCAAATATCCATGCTAAACTCAATCCTCAATACATTTTCAATCAATCATTTTTCATTAGCTTTTTAAAATGGCCTACAAAAGCCAAAACGCAGTCCCATACACATTTGTTCAAAATTACAACAGAAAtcgggtctcttagactatgatctttCCTCTGACGGTGAGTTTGGCTCAACTACGcccagattcagagaaaacagagtaaAGATATTTTATATTCCACATTTGTCTGGACAGTcaaaaaaaactttgaagctaatTTTCTGTTTCAGTTCTTAGCTGTATAAGACAAACGTGACAGCCCAGTGAACCGTTTAGTTAACTTTTAAGTTGTGACTGGTTAATTTGCTAAATATGTATCTACTGATTCCAATGTTCTGTTGCAATCTGACCTGTAAATCTAACCTGTCCAATTCATCCACTGGTGTTCCTGAGCCTCCCTTGCCACAGTAGCATCCGTAGTCTGCGTAATCCAAAAGTGGCCAGCTATCAGGGATGTTACAGATGATCATGGCCCTGAACTGCCACAGAGCACGGTAGTCTGGGCTCGCCAGCACTGTTGAACAGTGGTATTTTATCAGTTCTTTTTATTCATTAGAACACATTATGATCTAATAAATCAATTGTTCTACATGTGTCATTAAGTGATTAAGCAAAATGCACATGCATGCctaaagtgaaaatgaaaattctgtcatcatgaattcacccttatgttgttctaaacccgcaatactttctttcttctgtgaaacacaaaaggagattttaggcagaatgttagactcaccattcactttcattgcatgtttctTCCTTACTataaaagtcaatggtgactgaggctaactttctgCTTAACATTTTGAAATCTTTACCTGGGACTGGGTGAGCAATTTTTATTATGTGCTTTACCGTCACGGCATGACAAATATAAAAGAACcttaatatttcaatataaaaacGTGTAGTGTATAGCGAATACAGTGAATCTTATTAAATGACTTGtggtagcactttataataaggtaaCTTTTGTGAACATTTGTTAATGACgcttgttaacatgaactaacaatgaacattaattttacacaactaattaattttggttaatgttagttgCAGCATATGCTAatacttattttaaaattaaagttaGATGTGCTAGCATtagttaaaggaatggttcacccaaaaattaaaattctctcatcatttactcacctcaccctcatgctatcccagatgtgtgtgactttctttcttttgctgaacacaaatgaagatttttagaagaatatctcagctcattcAATGCATGGAATgggtggttaaattcatgtcttcagaagagatatgatatgtTTGGGTGAGATAaactataaattgtcctccctgcccagtaggtggcgatatgcatgaagaatgtgaagcACATGaataagaaagtgaaagtggagatttattgtaaaaaaggacttaaatattgatctgtttgatcatatcgcttcagcagacatggatttaaccactggagttgaataGATTACTTGCATTGACTGGACccatagagctgagatattcttctaaaaatctttgtttgtgttctgcagaagaaagaaagtcatatgcatctggaatggcatgagggtgagtaaataatgacagaattttcattgaaaattgaactattcctttaatatattatattatttaatacattataaactaacatgaactaacaatgaacaattataataaaaaataacattaactaagatttatGAATACTGTAGAAatatattgttagttcatgataccttgtgcattaactaatgttaacaaatgttataAAGTGTAAAGTGATACCAAGATTACAAAATTGAGTTTACTATagtataattttttattcttattatttgCTGAATTATCAGTCTACCGCATTTCACCTAATTTAGTTTTGCTAATATATGTGTGTCTACAAACTTCCTATACAGACCATATATTgagacatttactgtatatgtatgaaATGCTTGTATCTAACATTTAACATATAGAAATGCAGGGATACAAAATCTAAATAAGCTATATGAAAAACAACATATACTTCTCAAGATGTGTCTCACTGGTCAGTCCAATAACTCCTGTTTTTGTTAGATAAATaacttatattttaattaaatgagaAATGTAATAATACACAAACAAGATTTAAAAATACCAAATGCTAAAATTAGTTGTGCAGATGAAAGATGGAAGTCACTAGGAGACTGCTGGATAAAGAAGAAACAAACAagtcatttatattattttgagTAAATGTGTGTTACTTGGTGCTATTCAACTAAATATTGAAGTCTATTTGaggtctattttattttttaagtttcttGGGGAAATTATGTGGTATGAAagcaattaaaattatatttttgaagaGCCGTCATGTCAAATAACAGTTGTTTATGAAATCATCATTGCATAAAGCTGAATCAGATATTTAGTTAGCATCTGTACTTCCTGGAGCTCGGTAGGCAGAgtatggcactagcaatgccaggTTCATAAGTTCATTTGCCAAGGAACAGATAAAATATAGTCTTAACTTGCTTAAAGTGCCTTTCGAATGAATGTACAGTAATAAGATATCATAAATGAATATAATAAGCTCTTATACATGAGTTTGATGATAGAACACATTTTCAGTATACTCACAGGCGGGCAGACTTACAGTCAGGACCACGAGAGGCAAAAAGGCTTGCATAGTAAAAACTACAGTAACAGGTCTTAGCggctaattatttatatatttctataaCCTTGATGGGCGGACCAAATTGATAAACCAACTTATATTTAACAcgtgcatgtacacacacacacacacacacccacgcacacacacagaaaaagcaCAAAACACATCTGCAGAGACCTTTTCAACTTAGGGCAAGTGTGTGCGTGCGCACGTGTGTTCGTTGGGAACATCAGCATGTGTTTGCCATTTGCACAGCTGGTTCAAGAATTCAGTTTTCTCGAATATGGACAAGAAAAGGcctgtaaaatgtaaaattgtgaagGTTTGACTATATGCAACACAATGCCTCAGGAggaatgtatttatgtatttatatatatgccatacattgtgtgtattgtgtgctTTTAACTTTGTTGCAACAGTTTGGGCAGGGCCCTTTTGTGCATAATGTCCCTGTGAACAAAGTGgggtccataaaaaaaaaaaaaaaaaagagtactaTGTCTGGTTTGGAAGAACTAGACCTAAACCAATGCTAatggacccccaaatatgatcaTCCCCTTGTGAAGGACCCACTTCCTTCAGTATACAGTATAGGCAGCTATACATGTTCATGTATAAAGATCcatttactgtgtgagaaaaatagtgtATATAATATTGTAAAGACAATGCAAGGAAGGAAAGATGGGcactttttatattaaatattttactcacaaaactacatgcagatttttttgtttatgtcttaCTGTAAAAAATGGCtgtcaaaagaataaaataaaccaaccaaatgaaaaaatgtctAATCAGTCTGTAGTACTTAGTACTCAAATTTGGTAAATGTTAACTTATTAACTCACACCCCACAGAAATCTTTGCACATGTTCTTCTTCACACCTTAGCACTTCTCTAtggccccctgggggtccccTGACCCCAGTTTGAAAAGCCCTATGTTGAGCAGACGTCCACAATGTGCAGTGTTGGATGGCTGCCTGTGTTGAAAATCCTTGCTAATCTCTTTGGTCCATGTGTGAGCCTCACATGAATATtgataaactaaaataaaataataaatatgtactGTCTATATAGCTACAGTTTATGCCTATATTTGCAAAAATATCTCTGTATCTGTTACTGTACCTCTGGACAGATTTGGAACATTCTATTGCAGCATTATAGTCAACTGCTGATATGTGAACACAAACAGACTTCTCCTTAGAGAACAccttgttccaaacctttaagactttcttgcttctgcaggacatgaaaggagatgttaggtagaatattagcctcagtaaccattcactttagtttattacaaaaaaaaaaaaagaaaagaaaaaaatgcaataaaagtaaataaatctgATGTTGCCTATTATTAGAGCAttccttcattttctttcttAAGAGTATTTTTTTAATGTCGTGTGGCAACTGATCTGTTGCATTACATAAAGTGCATACTTCATTAAGCCAATCTGCCTTCGACATTGATTATTAACTTCAAATCTCAAAGTAAGTGATATTCATGATTCAGCCACCAATTTTAGCAGCAGATTTTGCCAAGTCCTCCTTTCAGTAACAGATGGCATTTTCCTTcctctgcccatttgatcctctTTTTGTATAAAAAGCTGAGGCTACACTGAAGCATCTGACCCTAATGCAACTCTCCGGACTTGTGTTACTACTAACATGTGAGCTACATTTGTTAAATTGAACTTCAGTGCATTCGTATTGTATCTAAATATGTTtgggttttgattttttatctgagGATCACATTAGGAAATCCAATTGGAAAAAGCACAGATTCATGGCCTAACAAGGTGGGCGTGATTCTGCTTGATTCTAACTGAAATAATGATTGAATGAGCATCATGCACAGTGAGCAGAAATAattatcatgttttgtttttttaatcatctaCAAGAATGTGGATTTCAATTTCATTACGTATTGTATAGCAATAGCTAATTAACCCCATTTCCTCGTCGTTCCCTTGGCTTTCCAAACACAAATGAAgcaaattaattaccaaacaCTTTTAAATTTTGAATCCCAATTGACGGTGTTCATTTTTGCTCTATTTGGGaaacgtatccatgtttctgaaACCACATTCTTTGCTGTCAAGACtgacaacatactgtacataacaaTAACTATAAACAGTTAGGTTTGTGTCTGTAATCTGATTGGTCAAGCAGTGCTCTGAGAGCCCTGATATTTAGTgtaacagcactgggatgcttcactgtttgtttttatttttatttgtattttcttatTTAGACCCTTATTTTACCAGGTTAGTCTCTTGAGATTACAAATCTCTTTTACATGAAAGATCAGGCAAAAATGGCAGCATAACATGTTGTAACAATtagcataaatgtaaaaacatgtacacaaaatatggtaaataaaacaaattaaaattaagcTAACTATACATTAAAGCACTGACACCCCAAAGTTGCTGTTTAAAAAGTCTTTGACTTGACTCCTAAATACATTTATAGGCACTAGTGTTGGTAATTTCAAGGTAATATTCCAAAAGCTAATTTACTAATTTagaacagggttcccactcttttcaaggcacaatttcccaggacatttttactgtatgTGCCACATGGTTGTAATATTGAAGCAAAAACACTCATGAGGCCATTAAAATTTTGGTTATTAgagggttattattattattttttttttcaaaattccgtat
This sequence is a window from Myxocyprinus asiaticus isolate MX2 ecotype Aquarium Trade chromosome 33, UBuf_Myxa_2, whole genome shotgun sequence. Protein-coding genes within it:
- the pla2g1b gene encoding phospholipase A2 translates to MQAFLPLVVLTVSLPALLASPDYRALWQFRAMIICNIPDSWPLLDYADYGCYCGKGGSGTPVDELDRCCEVHDQCYSDSWQQDDCWGVLDNPYTEVYAFSCDSPARKVTCNAEKNRPCEMFICECDRKAAECFAQAGYNPEHEHYPSENCK